In Desulfomonile tiedjei DSM 6799, a genomic segment contains:
- a CDS encoding MIP/aquaporin family protein — protein MGKLAAVCFGEFLGVFLLVFIGTSSVAAAVLFNAFSGLAQVAFIWGIGVILAIYATRHLSCAHLNPAVTIGMVLAGRMEPRLLPWYLVSQMVGGIAAGCIVLLLFGGTISQYEAANAIVRGAPESVRTAMMFGEYFPNPGMAPEWLKISTVQAMFAEALGTFLLVFLIFLLTEGCNVGRPSEGVSPVFIGGAVAVIISIVAPLTQAGLNPARDFGPRLVAYLAGWGTVAIPGPQGGFFSVYVLAPIIGGACAAAVWRFVTIPLMRERTAHLASCECMIGPLKTSDVASANLLAVKEFD, from the coding sequence ATGGGTAAATTGGCGGCTGTTTGTTTTGGAGAATTCCTTGGCGTGTTTCTCCTGGTATTCATAGGCACTTCTTCGGTTGCTGCGGCTGTTCTCTTCAACGCTTTTTCCGGATTGGCACAAGTGGCGTTCATCTGGGGGATCGGTGTAATCCTTGCCATATATGCCACCCGGCACTTGTCCTGTGCTCACTTGAACCCTGCAGTTACCATAGGCATGGTGCTGGCCGGCAGAATGGAACCGCGATTACTCCCCTGGTATTTGGTATCGCAAATGGTGGGAGGAATAGCCGCCGGCTGCATCGTCTTATTGTTGTTTGGCGGTACCATATCCCAGTACGAAGCCGCCAACGCCATTGTCCGAGGTGCTCCGGAATCGGTGCGAACAGCGATGATGTTCGGTGAGTATTTTCCCAATCCGGGCATGGCTCCGGAATGGCTGAAAATCTCAACCGTTCAAGCAATGTTTGCGGAAGCGCTCGGAACGTTCCTCTTGGTGTTCCTCATATTCTTGCTAACAGAAGGCTGCAATGTGGGGAGACCCAGCGAAGGCGTGTCACCGGTATTCATCGGTGGAGCAGTGGCTGTGATCATCTCCATTGTAGCTCCCTTGACTCAGGCGGGTTTGAATCCGGCCCGCGATTTCGGGCCTCGTCTAGTGGCTTATCTGGCCGGTTGGGGAACCGTTGCCATACCCGGCCCTCAGGGTGGCTTCTTCTCTGTTTATGTTCTGGCTCCAATAATCGGAGGAGCTTGTGCAGCGGCAGTCTGGCGTTTCGTTACGATTCCCCTGATGCGCGAGAGAACTGCTCATTTGGCGTCTTGCGAATGCATGATCGGGCCTCTGAAGACATCAGACGTGGCATCTGCGAATCTCCTGGCAGTAAAAGAATTTGATTGA
- a CDS encoding nitric oxide reductase activation protein NorD, with the protein MEDYNSCRTFSREHLKTLREFLEAHPHVLNSLPRASQNDFIKLCAYVAHLRSRKAVDFFMSTFRAIESIGSQHDIRLVLNGATTLGSRNWALVLPYFVAAKHIPNGDDFFEAWLQCSQRLADRDIDVAVTFLHKTPGALSVLGKEAVLRWGELARNALKNPQFMWKAARAYLEESVEDRCGTTPERWVFNLEQASIIAQRSPSAAEEFIRSGSRICLLLTEQETAQWVQEGLTTCSSTAELGSYFSGRSLKSLDTRDALIQGETLKDRIGSLSLICQAYLARPVKIRSNRGLVGVKGFSFGPVTDGRVIYLPEVVQSFELMKLMALHQATLLNIEGWHEALKDSVAWPADIHIEADRKLIEIFPGMARHMRRIAGPLLSEGYPHSGHVLPSNLPWWGDLLPHLVSETESTVRKIKDGLPESSDLPPELIEKLVDSLLAQGEREPNALLAKLGLMLDNIDFDSPDAEDLGENVQTFFYKEWDSILSDYKLDWCLVRQWTPSDDPNSFARNLTERRKGIISLIRRQFSKLKPERFRKFRAQNFGDELDLDALINAIVEMRSGSFLSDKVYIRRDKRVRDVAVLFLVDLSASTEQELDGVRFLDIEKEAMTLMAEALDSLGDPFAIYGFSSEGRFRVDMLCLKKFSEPYGDSVRHRMGNLEPRTLTRLGTIIRHGMYVLEDVAATNKLMILLTDGRPYDIEYGNLEYAMADTRKAIKEARTRKIHPFIITSDKKGVSYLKQICAQTQSIVLPRAEILPHVLPALYKRLTL; encoded by the coding sequence ATGGAAGATTACAATTCCTGCAGAACCTTCTCACGCGAACATCTAAAGACGCTCCGGGAATTTCTCGAGGCGCATCCTCATGTGTTGAACAGTCTCCCTCGGGCCAGCCAGAATGATTTCATAAAACTCTGTGCGTACGTCGCCCATTTGAGGTCACGAAAAGCAGTCGATTTTTTTATGAGTACCTTCAGAGCCATTGAATCCATCGGTTCCCAGCACGACATTCGCCTGGTACTCAATGGAGCTACGACTCTGGGATCGCGCAACTGGGCCCTCGTGTTGCCCTATTTTGTGGCAGCTAAACACATTCCCAATGGAGACGATTTCTTTGAAGCCTGGTTGCAGTGTTCTCAACGATTGGCCGACAGAGATATTGACGTTGCCGTAACATTTCTCCACAAAACTCCCGGCGCTCTTTCCGTTCTCGGTAAGGAAGCAGTGCTTCGGTGGGGAGAACTGGCTCGAAACGCTCTGAAGAATCCTCAGTTCATGTGGAAGGCGGCTAGAGCATACCTTGAAGAATCAGTCGAAGATCGCTGTGGCACGACACCGGAGCGATGGGTCTTCAACCTCGAGCAAGCATCCATAATCGCCCAACGCTCGCCAAGTGCAGCAGAAGAGTTCATTCGCTCCGGATCACGGATTTGCCTGTTGCTGACCGAGCAGGAGACCGCACAATGGGTACAAGAGGGGCTTACCACCTGTTCTTCGACCGCAGAACTGGGAAGTTACTTCAGTGGCCGTTCTCTCAAATCCCTGGACACGCGGGACGCTCTTATCCAGGGCGAGACACTGAAGGACAGAATCGGTTCGTTGTCTCTCATATGTCAGGCGTATCTGGCGCGACCGGTCAAGATACGATCCAACAGAGGGTTGGTTGGGGTAAAGGGATTCTCGTTCGGCCCAGTGACGGACGGCCGTGTGATTTATCTGCCGGAAGTGGTTCAGAGCTTTGAACTCATGAAGCTTATGGCGCTTCATCAGGCAACCCTGCTGAATATAGAGGGCTGGCACGAGGCCCTCAAAGACTCGGTTGCCTGGCCTGCGGACATTCATATCGAAGCCGATCGCAAACTCATCGAAATTTTCCCTGGAATGGCAAGGCATATGCGACGAATTGCCGGGCCGTTACTCTCGGAAGGTTATCCGCATTCGGGACATGTCCTTCCAAGTAACCTACCCTGGTGGGGAGATTTACTGCCACACCTGGTAAGTGAAACGGAAAGTACAGTTCGTAAAATTAAAGACGGTCTTCCTGAGTCCTCGGATTTACCCCCGGAACTTATCGAGAAACTGGTGGACTCGCTCCTGGCTCAAGGTGAACGCGAACCGAACGCACTATTGGCTAAATTGGGGCTGATGCTGGATAACATCGATTTCGACTCACCTGACGCCGAAGATCTCGGGGAAAATGTCCAGACGTTCTTCTATAAGGAATGGGATTCGATCCTTTCCGATTACAAACTGGACTGGTGTCTTGTGCGTCAGTGGACTCCCTCGGACGATCCGAATTCTTTTGCGAGGAATTTGACGGAACGGAGAAAAGGCATCATCAGTCTCATTCGGCGCCAATTCAGCAAACTGAAGCCGGAAAGGTTCCGTAAATTCAGGGCGCAGAATTTTGGAGATGAGTTGGATCTTGATGCGCTGATCAATGCAATTGTCGAGATGCGTTCCGGGTCTTTTCTTTCGGATAAAGTGTACATTCGTCGTGACAAAAGGGTGAGAGATGTCGCGGTTCTTTTTCTGGTGGATCTGAGCGCTTCCACCGAGCAGGAACTGGACGGAGTTCGTTTCCTGGACATCGAGAAAGAAGCCATGACATTGATGGCCGAAGCCCTTGATTCACTCGGAGACCCATTTGCCATCTATGGATTCAGCTCGGAGGGAAGATTCCGTGTGGACATGCTGTGCTTGAAAAAATTCAGTGAGCCTTATGGAGACAGTGTACGCCATAGAATGGGCAATCTGGAACCCCGCACGCTGACACGCCTCGGTACGATAATTCGTCATGGAATGTACGTGCTGGAAGATGTCGCTGCCACGAATAAACTCATGATACTCTTGACAGACGGCCGACCCTACGACATTGAATATGGAAACCTGGAATATGCGATGGCCGATACACGAAAAGCCATCAAAGAGGCGAGGACTCGTAAAATTCATCCATTCATCATTACTTCCGACAAAAAGGGAGTCTCTTACCTGAAACAGATTTGTGCCCAGACCCAGAGTATTGTTCTGCCCAGGGCGGAAATCCTGCCTCATGTTCTGCCCGCACTATATAAACGGCTCACTCTTTAG
- a CDS encoding CbbQ/NirQ/NorQ/GpvN family protein — MAIKRAHSEIDSRELAIEEFFVNEEPFYVAVADEIELFDSAYRLRLPIMLKGPTGCGKTRFLAHMAWRLSLPLVTIACHEDLTASDLVGRFLLKGHETTWSDGPLSLAVKHGAICYLDEVVEARKDTTVVIHPLTDDRRMLPQEKKGVVLEAHPNFLLVISYNPGYQSVTKDLKQSTRQRFVAIDFNYPPAEKEQAILMSEGGVDRETAVRLVRLGEMVRNLRQHGLEEGVSTRLLVYAAKLISAGHDTRQACTAAVTQAMTDDPEMQETIDEIVSGLF; from the coding sequence GTGGCAATAAAGAGAGCGCATTCAGAAATCGATTCCAGAGAATTGGCTATTGAAGAGTTCTTCGTTAATGAGGAACCGTTTTATGTTGCGGTAGCCGATGAAATAGAACTCTTCGATTCCGCTTACCGTTTGAGGCTTCCCATAATGCTCAAGGGTCCTACCGGATGCGGCAAGACACGGTTTCTTGCGCATATGGCGTGGAGACTATCTCTTCCTCTGGTGACCATAGCATGTCATGAGGATCTCACCGCCTCGGATCTTGTAGGACGCTTTCTCCTTAAAGGTCATGAAACTACATGGTCCGACGGTCCCCTGAGCCTGGCCGTAAAACACGGAGCCATCTGTTATCTGGATGAGGTTGTGGAAGCGCGAAAAGACACTACTGTTGTCATACATCCATTGACGGACGACAGGCGGATGCTGCCCCAGGAGAAGAAAGGGGTCGTCCTGGAAGCTCATCCGAATTTTCTGCTCGTGATTTCATATAATCCGGGCTATCAGAGTGTGACGAAAGATCTCAAACAGTCCACTCGTCAGCGGTTCGTTGCCATTGACTTCAACTATCCTCCGGCAGAGAAAGAACAGGCCATCCTTATGAGTGAAGGCGGCGTGGACCGGGAAACTGCAGTCCGCCTGGTACGCCTGGGAGAAATGGTTCGTAATCTGAGGCAGCACGGATTGGAGGAAGGTGTGTCTACCAGGCTCCTGGTGTATGCAGCCAAGCTTATTTCAGCAGGTCATGACACACGTCAGGCATGCACCGCTGCTGTGACACAGGCAATGACAGACGATCCGGAGATGCAGGAGACAATTGACGAAATCGTTTCCGGGCTTTTCTGA
- a CDS encoding PAS domain S-box protein, with amino-acid sequence MSSSHLLWIGYSSEMAETREALETQLDKLTIDVIPDGRQALNVLAETPGKYLIVIIDERFACLDLAPLTTGIKQINPAIEIIVFGTPGLAWANLMLPRYYRPLLLDPQCGPDTLISCVAKLQEMVEAKEDYEQLSRGIGDHIGMSRTSTEAILALLSRQNSIGMFSMRRDGFFTSYNSEAERLTGYSIEEVAHIHVWTHAVLVDQEILRTFLDSISVFWAKKIGRDNMRLKIKRKDGRILTISMTAIVVLDNIGQARQITAFFFDPLEFGSIHEYELLCESGPFAVYKYLPSKGFIRISAAALELLNRAFSCKLSTNEVVGKKIEELPLPRETASLWHKFLCETASHNPSDEIGIPPIGLPGRHILQHIFVNRVPTGTKEQWAILAALAPREDLRSDALENRSPIMFADKILTEIPRPFILLQAVRDDDGHIYDFKCMNMNLACVKLLRLEDDFRPGMLLTRVLREVKTAKLLIDHARQVTETGQCRDFEVRITLKLKKVEQKIIRFWFGKMGDGVALFFHDVTAKREEETHLKQYRHVFSHMEEAIIVTDLDGNIIDWNPASERMFGYTKEQILGKSAYILTQKADGLQLRQQSRDILRDGDVWKGEYEFVREDGSRGVAFSVFAMLKDDQGKIYGTVGLCHDLTERKRLEERLTAKSQELQEKNFALNTLLRHAETERVMACEHIAADLSRKITDRLFQILQNKNKAHTVETQAKLLLQELKIAPEVSEINKNDSGLRLTEKEREVAQLIRLGKTTQEIAFILDKSPDTIRLQRISIRKKLGISQKDRNLSAYLKKTDLS; translated from the coding sequence ATGTCAAGCAGTCATCTTCTCTGGATCGGCTATTCTTCTGAAATGGCGGAGACCCGCGAAGCTCTTGAGACCCAATTGGATAAGCTCACTATAGACGTCATCCCTGATGGCAGACAAGCTCTCAATGTTCTTGCCGAGACCCCTGGAAAGTATCTAATTGTTATTATAGATGAACGGTTCGCGTGCCTGGATTTGGCCCCACTTACTACGGGAATAAAACAGATCAATCCCGCCATAGAAATTATCGTGTTCGGAACCCCTGGATTGGCATGGGCAAACCTGATGCTGCCCCGTTACTATCGCCCGCTTCTCCTGGATCCGCAATGCGGACCTGACACTTTGATTTCGTGTGTAGCAAAGCTTCAGGAGATGGTTGAAGCCAAAGAGGATTACGAGCAACTCAGCCGCGGGATCGGTGACCACATCGGAATGTCCCGGACGAGCACAGAGGCGATTCTTGCACTCCTCTCGCGTCAGAATAGCATCGGCATGTTCAGCATGCGCCGTGACGGATTCTTCACTTCGTACAACTCCGAAGCTGAGCGCCTCACCGGTTATTCTATAGAAGAAGTGGCACACATACACGTCTGGACCCACGCGGTGCTTGTTGACCAGGAGATCCTCCGCACGTTCTTGGATTCCATATCTGTTTTCTGGGCCAAAAAAATAGGACGAGACAACATGCGTTTGAAAATCAAACGCAAAGACGGACGAATCCTCACTATATCCATGACGGCGATAGTCGTCCTGGACAATATCGGTCAGGCAAGACAAATCACTGCCTTCTTCTTCGACCCTCTGGAATTCGGATCGATTCATGAATATGAGCTTTTGTGCGAATCCGGTCCATTTGCGGTGTACAAGTATCTCCCATCAAAAGGTTTCATCAGAATTTCAGCCGCGGCACTGGAGCTTTTGAACCGAGCTTTTTCATGTAAGCTGAGTACAAATGAAGTAGTGGGGAAAAAAATTGAGGAGCTTCCACTGCCTCGAGAAACAGCTTCCTTGTGGCACAAATTCCTGTGCGAGACAGCATCGCATAATCCCTCCGATGAAATTGGGATACCTCCGATAGGACTGCCAGGACGCCATATCCTCCAGCATATCTTTGTGAACCGGGTACCAACAGGAACAAAAGAGCAATGGGCCATTCTGGCTGCCCTGGCTCCTCGCGAAGACCTACGCTCCGATGCATTGGAAAACCGTTCACCGATTATGTTTGCCGACAAAATTTTGACCGAAATCCCTCGACCCTTTATCTTGTTGCAGGCAGTTCGGGATGATGACGGACACATTTATGATTTTAAGTGCATGAATATGAACTTGGCTTGTGTAAAGCTACTGAGACTTGAAGACGACTTCAGGCCCGGAATGCTCCTCACACGCGTATTGAGGGAAGTGAAGACTGCAAAACTCTTGATAGATCATGCTCGACAAGTCACTGAAACGGGTCAATGCAGAGATTTCGAGGTTCGGATAACTCTCAAACTCAAAAAGGTCGAACAAAAGATCATTCGATTCTGGTTTGGGAAAATGGGAGACGGAGTAGCGTTATTCTTCCACGACGTGACTGCCAAACGTGAAGAAGAGACACATCTGAAACAGTATCGGCATGTATTTTCCCATATGGAAGAAGCTATCATTGTCACTGACCTTGACGGGAATATCATTGACTGGAATCCGGCGAGCGAACGCATGTTCGGGTACACAAAGGAGCAGATTCTCGGCAAGTCTGCTTATATATTGACCCAAAAAGCTGACGGACTCCAATTGCGGCAACAATCACGGGACATTCTCCGGGATGGAGACGTTTGGAAAGGTGAATACGAATTTGTCCGTGAGGATGGTTCCCGGGGAGTCGCTTTTTCCGTTTTCGCAATGCTCAAAGACGATCAGGGGAAGATCTACGGCACGGTAGGGTTGTGTCACGACCTTACCGAACGTAAACGTCTCGAGGAAAGACTTACTGCCAAGAGTCAGGAGCTTCAGGAGAAGAATTTCGCTCTCAATACACTCCTGAGACATGCTGAAACCGAAAGGGTAATGGCGTGCGAACACATTGCAGCAGACCTATCACGGAAGATAACCGATCGATTATTCCAAATTCTTCAGAACAAGAACAAAGCGCACACCGTAGAAACCCAGGCAAAGCTCTTGCTGCAAGAACTGAAAATTGCACCCGAGGTCAGTGAAATTAACAAGAATGATTCGGGGCTAAGATTAACGGAAAAAGAACGTGAGGTGGCTCAGCTTATCCGTTTGGGAAAGACAACGCAGGAAATAGCCTTCATTCTGGACAAGAGCCCTGACACTATTCGCTTACAACGAATTTCTATTCGCAAGAAACTTGGAATCTCGCAAAAAGACAGAAACCTCAGCGCTTACCTCAAGAAAACCGATTTATCCTGA
- a CDS encoding cob(I)yrinic acid a,c-diamide adenosyltransferase, translated as MSGPGKILVITGNGKGKTTAALGLALQAISHGRKVFMIQFLKAPDTSGEHLSGLLLAPYLVIKSMGKRGFITRRGCDPLDTLMAKIALDAARDRMMSGNYDVIILDEINVAVYFNLIQIEELLEFIDSKPEKVELVLTGRYAAQEIIQCADHVKEMKNVRHHYRSGVKAKQGIEY; from the coding sequence ATGAGCGGTCCGGGAAAAATCCTGGTAATTACCGGGAACGGCAAAGGAAAAACTACGGCAGCTCTCGGACTGGCATTGCAGGCAATCAGTCATGGCCGCAAAGTCTTCATGATTCAATTCCTTAAGGCTCCGGATACTTCGGGCGAACATCTATCCGGGTTATTGCTGGCTCCTTACCTCGTAATAAAATCCATGGGAAAAAGGGGGTTTATCACGAGACGAGGCTGTGATCCTTTGGACACGCTCATGGCGAAGATTGCCCTGGATGCAGCTCGCGACAGAATGATGAGTGGAAATTATGATGTAATCATCCTGGATGAGATCAATGTCGCGGTCTATTTTAATCTCATCCAGATTGAAGAGCTTCTCGAGTTTATCGATTCCAAGCCGGAGAAAGTCGAACTCGTGTTAACCGGACGATACGCGGCACAAGAGATTATTCAGTGTGCAGATCACGTGAAAGAAATGAAGAACGTTAGACATCACTACAGGAGTGGAGTAAAAGCGAAACAGGGCATCGAATACTGA
- a CDS encoding uroporphyrinogen decarboxylase family protein, with amino-acid sequence MTPLERVATALQHKEPDRVPVAPLVCGASRRVYGVTYAEWSQDGEIMAKSMLQAQELIGFDGILTLVDLSVEAADFGQEMIFPVEDTAHPNYDNPMIKSPDDYEKIERIDPTKGPRMKEMLKYCDILMTERGSTVPVMGFVYGPLGILSMMRGAETLFRDCMKHKEAVIKGMEIVTDVLVDYIKAMTKTGVHAVVLDTLFASNTIMSKKLWMQTEAPFTKRLADAIREGGAMVMVHNCGNGVHFDTQMEMMQPVAISYAYTPDGCADMADTKRQWGDKTTLCGYISPAQYMFLGTPDQVKEECKREIQELGQGGGFILATGCEFPPNGSLMNAIAMVEAAELYGRYPLKFD; translated from the coding sequence ATGACACCATTGGAAAGAGTCGCGACAGCTCTACAGCACAAGGAACCCGATCGAGTTCCCGTTGCTCCACTCGTGTGCGGTGCATCACGCCGTGTTTACGGAGTGACCTATGCGGAGTGGTCTCAGGATGGCGAAATCATGGCAAAAAGCATGCTGCAGGCCCAGGAACTGATTGGGTTCGACGGAATTCTCACCTTGGTGGATCTCTCTGTGGAAGCGGCTGATTTCGGCCAGGAGATGATTTTCCCCGTAGAGGATACCGCGCATCCCAATTATGACAACCCCATGATCAAATCGCCGGATGATTACGAAAAAATCGAGCGTATCGATCCCACCAAGGGACCCAGAATGAAAGAAATGCTCAAGTATTGTGACATCCTGATGACTGAGCGAGGTTCCACGGTTCCGGTGATGGGATTTGTGTACGGTCCGCTGGGAATACTCTCCATGATGCGTGGAGCGGAAACCCTCTTCAGAGATTGTATGAAGCACAAAGAGGCGGTTATCAAAGGCATGGAGATCGTCACCGACGTTTTGGTGGATTATATTAAAGCTATGACCAAGACCGGAGTCCATGCGGTTGTTTTGGATACCCTGTTTGCCTCCAACACGATCATGAGTAAGAAATTGTGGATGCAGACAGAAGCTCCTTTTACCAAAAGACTGGCCGATGCTATCCGCGAAGGCGGCGCAATGGTCATGGTGCATAACTGCGGAAATGGCGTGCATTTTGATACTCAGATGGAAATGATGCAACCAGTTGCAATCTCGTACGCCTATACGCCGGATGGTTGCGCGGATATGGCCGATACCAAAAGACAATGGGGTGACAAAACCACTCTGTGCGGTTATATCAGTCCAGCTCAGTACATGTTTCTCGGCACTCCCGATCAGGTCAAGGAAGAATGCAAACGTGAAATACAGGAATTGGGTCAAGGCGGCGGATTCATTCTCGCGACCGGGTGCGAATTCCCTCCGAATGGATCGTTGATGAACGCTATAGCAATGGTCGAGGCAGCCGAACTGTATGGTAGGTATCCGTTAAAATTCGATTAA
- a CDS encoding restriction endonuclease, translating to MKAVFFIDVEEYAAALAKTKTAQTNDEKKQSLEGLAKLLFEGIAFLRFKYSNLRTASAEIDLVFRYQGFKETTVFDELGSYFFVECRNWKDPVGAKHVRDFIGKMQSSRVKLGVLVAPEGVTGESDSADALREIRKAYDKYGLFVPVIAEEHLELIRKGENFYELLEYEIESIRFDFAYKN from the coding sequence ATGAAAGCCGTGTTCTTCATCGACGTTGAAGAATACGCAGCGGCTCTAGCCAAGACAAAGACAGCACAAACCAATGACGAGAAGAAACAGTCTCTCGAGGGTCTTGCGAAACTGCTGTTTGAAGGCATCGCCTTCTTAAGATTTAAGTACTCCAACCTGAGGACAGCAAGCGCTGAAATTGACTTAGTTTTTCGTTATCAGGGTTTCAAAGAAACAACCGTCTTCGACGAATTGGGGAGTTATTTCTTCGTAGAATGCAGAAACTGGAAAGACCCTGTTGGAGCCAAACACGTGCGCGATTTCATTGGAAAGATGCAGAGCTCACGAGTGAAACTGGGTGTCCTGGTGGCTCCGGAGGGGGTTACAGGGGAAAGTGACAGTGCTGACGCTCTCCGAGAGATTCGCAAAGCCTATGACAAATATGGACTGTTCGTCCCTGTGATAGCGGAAGAGCACCTCGAGTTAATTAGGAAAGGCGAGAACTTCTATGAGCTTTTGGAATACGAGATCGAGAGCATAAGGTTCGATTTTGCATATAAGAATTGA
- a CDS encoding pyridoxamine 5'-phosphate oxidase family protein → MSKELMEYFNKQPRMATLSTADSKGNVDSAYFGSPRMIDEKTIVMGSGTNRTLANLRENPKAVFLIMEPGKTIAEWKGVRIYVTMKDCATSGQQLDQMRAAIAERVGPEVANKMIHAAITFEIDNIRPLADFGQSWEKSI, encoded by the coding sequence ATGTCTAAAGAACTCATGGAATACTTCAATAAGCAGCCCAGGATGGCGACACTCAGTACAGCGGACAGCAAAGGGAATGTCGATTCCGCTTATTTTGGTTCGCCACGAATGATCGATGAAAAAACCATTGTGATGGGCTCCGGGACTAATCGTACGCTAGCGAACTTACGCGAGAACCCCAAGGCAGTGTTTCTCATCATGGAGCCTGGAAAGACGATCGCGGAATGGAAAGGCGTGCGCATTTACGTCACGATGAAGGACTGCGCAACCTCCGGACAACAACTGGACCAGATGCGAGCAGCAATCGCCGAAAGAGTCGGACCTGAAGTGGCGAATAAGATGATCCACGCTGCTATTACCTTTGAAATAGATAACATAAGACCGCTCGCGGATTTCGGTCAAAGCTGGGAAAAATCTATCTGA
- a CDS encoding PadR family transcriptional regulator, which yields MKDLDQCPCAGINLDKLVQPTILALLAREDLHGYGLVQKITEYPMFAGDKPDPTGVYRFLKILEQRGLVTAEWELADSGPPKKVYKITAEGIECLERWIVTLDEYRRSIDTLLSGARSTLEFFHHNDRKKR from the coding sequence ATGAAAGACCTGGACCAGTGTCCTTGCGCCGGCATCAATCTCGATAAACTCGTCCAACCTACGATTCTTGCGCTGTTGGCACGCGAGGATCTTCACGGATACGGTCTCGTTCAAAAAATTACGGAATACCCCATGTTTGCCGGAGACAAACCGGATCCGACAGGCGTGTACCGCTTCTTGAAAATTCTGGAACAGCGGGGGCTTGTTACTGCGGAATGGGAATTGGCCGATTCAGGCCCACCCAAAAAAGTCTACAAAATTACTGCGGAAGGTATCGAATGTCTGGAGAGATGGATCGTGACACTCGATGAATATCGTCGGTCCATTGACACGTTGTTATCCGGAGCAAGGTCTACATTGGAGTTTTTTCATCATAACGACCGTAAGAAACGATAG
- a CDS encoding GTP-binding protein has translation MGQTPWLFFVGGFLGAGKTTAINGLSKLLAQKGTKVAAITNDQAAGLVDTFFLSGEGIPAEEVAGSCFCCNFDGLTEAIDHSVQKVEPEIILAEPVGSCTDIVATVIRPMQHLMRDKVSVFGYSVLVEPDRWKELRQGEDVPWSMKFLFDKQIEEADIVVITKIDTLTHEELTKIRSDFESRYPHVKVFPVSARTGSGMEEWLNFVQNSVPGDRWLKEIDYQKYAEAEAEMGWLNAQATLKFPIPVDGKAVTGKIVEEIRNEVARRGGRVGHLKLLAVARTGSIKAGITVSGEHLEVDGTFTGPLSELQLTVNIRAAVSPGDLSETVNSTLTLIKNSDNAEVDLSYVNTFRPSPPNPTHRYST, from the coding sequence ATGGGACAGACTCCGTGGCTATTTTTCGTAGGCGGTTTTCTGGGAGCAGGAAAGACTACCGCCATCAATGGTCTGAGCAAACTGTTGGCTCAAAAAGGCACAAAAGTGGCTGCCATTACGAACGATCAGGCAGCGGGTCTGGTGGATACCTTTTTCTTGTCAGGAGAAGGAATACCCGCCGAGGAAGTAGCTGGTTCGTGTTTTTGCTGCAATTTCGATGGTCTTACTGAGGCAATTGATCATAGCGTGCAAAAAGTGGAGCCGGAAATCATCTTGGCTGAGCCTGTGGGAAGCTGCACTGACATAGTGGCCACCGTAATCAGACCCATGCAACATCTCATGCGAGACAAAGTGTCTGTGTTCGGGTATTCGGTCCTGGTGGAACCGGATCGATGGAAAGAGTTGCGGCAAGGAGAAGACGTTCCGTGGTCTATGAAATTCCTCTTTGATAAGCAAATCGAAGAAGCGGACATCGTCGTCATCACGAAAATCGACACGCTTACTCACGAAGAACTGACTAAAATACGCTCTGATTTCGAATCCCGTTATCCGCACGTGAAGGTGTTTCCTGTCTCGGCAAGAACCGGTTCAGGCATGGAGGAATGGCTGAATTTCGTCCAAAACTCGGTTCCCGGAGATCGATGGTTGAAGGAAATCGACTATCAAAAATATGCGGAAGCAGAAGCAGAAATGGGCTGGCTGAATGCGCAAGCAACGCTCAAGTTCCCCATTCCCGTCGATGGAAAGGCAGTAACGGGCAAAATCGTTGAAGAAATAAGGAATGAAGTCGCACGGCGGGGCGGTAGAGTGGGCCATCTGAAACTGCTCGCGGTGGCCAGGACCGGTAGTATAAAAGCCGGGATTACCGTGTCCGGCGAGCACCTGGAGGTTGATGGTACCTTTACCGGTCCACTATCCGAACTGCAATTAACCGTCAATATCCGTGCAGCAGTGTCACCAGGTGATTTGTCGGAAACAGTGAATTCCACATTGACGCTCATCAAGAACTCGGATAATGCGGAGGTCGACCTGTCTTACGTGAACACGTTCAGACCTTCACCGCCAAATCCGACGCATCGGTACAGCACGTGA